The window GATGGCCTCGATTTCGACTTCGCTCTGCTTCAGGATGATGGTCGGCGCTTTATCCAAGGACCACCTGCACCTGGTGCTCGCGGCCGTCGTCGGACAGAGGGACCACCCCTTCCCCCGGAAGCGGCGTTCCGTCAAGACTGACACGGGACACGCCGCTGCAGACACGTTTCGGGTTCTGGACGTCGATCCGGTAGAGGGTGCGGCCGTGACGATAGGCGATCTCGAATCCCGGCCACCGTCGGGGGATGCACGGATCGATGCGGAGCGTGGAGCCTCGCTTCCGGAAGCCGAGCATCCACTCCAGACCCGCCCGGTGCAGCCAGCCCGCCGCCCCGGTGTACCAGGTCCATCCCCCTCGTCCTTCGTGAGGAGGCTCGGAATAGATGTCCGCGGCCACGACGTACGGCTCCAGCTTGTACGTGTCGACGTCCGCCTGGCTGTGTGCACGGCGGATCGGGTTCAAGAGATTGAAGAGATCCGCGGCCTTGTCTCCTTCGCCCATCTCGGCGAAAGCGATCACCGACCAGACCGCGGCGTGGGTGTACTGTCCGCCGTTTTCCCGGATGCCCGGCGGGTATCCTTTTATATACCCGGGGTCGAGGGGTGTCCGGTCGAAGGGCGGAGAGAGGAGCAGCAGGAGCCCAGCCTCGCGCCTGACGAGATGATGTTCGACGGACCCCATGGCCTGGCGCGCGCGCGTGCGGTCACTGGCACCGGAGAGGACCGCCCAGGATTGCGCGATGGAGTCGATCCGGCACTCGTCGTTCGCCGCCGACCCGAGCGGCGTTCCATCGTCGAAAAACGCACGCCGGTACCACTCGCCGTCCCAGGCCTCCCGCTCGAGCGAAGCCTGGAGGGAGGCGGCCCTCATCCGCCACCGCGCCGCGCGCCCACTTTCCGCGCGCCGGTCGGCGATCGGGGCGAACTCTCTCAAGCTCGCGAGGAGGAACCAGCCCAGCCAGACGCTCTCTCCCCGGCCCTCGTGGCCCACACGGTTCATCCCGTCGTTCCAATCCCCGCCACCCATCAGCGGCAGGTCGTGGCTGCCCACCTCGAGACTTCGATCCAGGGCCCGCGCACAATGCTCGAACAGCGTCGCCCGATCGGTCGATTCGGTGGGCTGGAAGTAGGCTTCCTGTTGCCCGTCCTCGAGTCGCGCGCCTTCGAGCCACGGAACCTTATCGTCGAGCACCGCCCCGTCCCCGGTCGTCTCGAGATAACGGGCCACCGCATAGGGAAGCCAGAGGCGGTCGTCGGAGATCCGGGTCCTCACTCCGCGGCCCGTGGGGGGATGCCACCAGTGCTGGACATCCCCTTCAGGGAACTGCCGGGCCGCGGCCCGCAGGAGGTGCTCGCGCACGAGATCGGGTCTCATCACCGCCAGGGCCAGGACGTCCTGGATCTGGTCGCGGAAGCCGTAGGCCCCACTGGACTGGTAGAACGCGGACCGGGACCAGATGCGACACGAGAGCGTCTGGTAGAGAAGCCAGCGGTTGAGAAGAAGATCCAGGGAGGGTTCGGGAGTCTTGACCTGCACGGTGCCCAAGACCCGATCCCAGTGTTCCTGGACCTCGCGAAAAACCGAGTCGCCGTTCATCCCGCGGTACCGCTCGATCAAGGATCGGGACTCTTCACGGCTCTCCCCCTGCCCCAGGAGGAACAACACCTCGGTGCGCTCCCCCGGTTCGAGCTCGACGATCGTCTGCAGAGCGGCGCAGGGGTCGAGCCCGGCCCCGGTCGTTCCCGAGAGCGTCCCGCCGCGCAGAAGCGACGCGGGATGCTCGAGGGTCGCGTTTCTGCCCAGGAACTCGAGGCGGTCACAGGTCGAGGATGTCGGGCGCCCGCCCAGATCGGCGAAGGCGATCCGGTGCGCGAACTCCCTGTTCCAGGAGTTTCGCGCGAACAGGGCCCCGGTCGCGGGGTCGATCTCGGTCACCACGAAGGGCGCCGTACCCGTGCGCGCAACGCCCAGCACCCACTCAACGTAGGCCACAACCGACAGCCGCCGCTTGCGGCCGGAACGATTCTCCAGGGTCATGCGGGAGATCTTGATCGGATCGTTCAGCGGCACGAACTGCAGGAGATCGAGCGCGATTCCATGCGACACGTGCTCGAAGCGAGTGTAACCCTGGCCGTGCCTGATGACATAGCGTCCGGCTTCTTCACGGATGGGGAGGCACGTCGGCCCCCAGAGAACCCCGCTGTCCTCGTCGCGCACGTAGAACGCCTCGCCCGGAGCGTCGCCGACGGGATCGTTCGACCAGGGCGTGAGCTTGTTCTCCCGGCTGTTCGAGGACCAGGTGTACCCCGAGCCCGACTCGGAGGCCTGGAATCCGAATGCCGGGTTCGCCACGACGTTGATCCAGGGGGCCGGCGTCCTCCGTCCCTTGTCCAGGAGCGTGACG of the Candidatus Dormiibacterota bacterium genome contains:
- a CDS encoding phosphorylase, whose protein sequence is LLPPQDLAVLRSAARVLILANRGTLSEQAVRQQAPRPEPVPPRRRPARGTPETLSPPALDLEFWNGLGGFTPDGREYVTLLDKGRRTPAPWINVVANPAFGFQASESGSGYTWSSNSRENKLTPWSNDPVGDAPGEAFYVRDEDSGVLWGPTCLPIREEAGRYVIRHGQGYTRFEHVSHGIALDLLQFVPLNDPIKISRMTLENRSGRKRRLSVVAYVEWVLGVARTGTAPFVVTEIDPATGALFARNSWNREFAHRIAFADLGGRPTSSTCDRLEFLGRNATLEHPASLLRGGTLSGTTGAGLDPCAALQTIVELEPGERTEVLFLLGQGESREESRSLIERYRGMNGDSVFREVQEHWDRVLGTVQVKTPEPSLDLLLNRWLLYQTLSCRIWSRSAFYQSSGAYGFRDQIQDVLALAVMRPDLVREHLLRAAARQFPEGDVQHWWHPPTGRGVRTRISDDRLWLPYAVARYLETTGDGAVLDDKVPWLEGARLEDGQQEAYFQPTESTDRATLFEHCARALDRSLEVGSHDLPLMGGGDWNDGMNRVGHEGRGESVWLGWFLLASLREFAPIADRRAESGRAARWRMRAASLQASLEREAWDGEWYRRAFFDDGTPLGSAANDECRIDSIAQSWAVLSGASDRTRARQAMGSVEHHLVRREAGLLLLLSPPFDRTPLDPGYIKGYPPGIRENGGQYTHAAVWSVIAFAEMGEGDKAADLFNLLNPIRRAHSQADVDTYKLEPYVVAADIYSEPPHEGRGGWTWYTGAAGWLHRAGLEWMLGFRKRGSTLRIDPCIPRRWPGFEIAYRHGRTLYRIDVQNPKRVCSGVSRVSLDGTPLPGEGVVPLSDDGREHQVQVVLG